GGACGATGTCCAGAACGCGCTTATGAGTGCGGATCTCGTACTGGTCACGCGCGTCTTTGTTGACGTGCGGAGAAACCAGAACGGTGAACCGCTCTTTACGGGTAGGCAGTGGAATTGGACCACGCACTTGAGCACCAGTACGTTTCGCGGTTTCCACGATTTCCTGGGTTGATTGGTCGATCAGGCGATGGTCAAAAGCCTTCAACCTGATACGGATTTGCTGATTTTGCATTGGATTTCAGACTCCGGCTGCTATTCCCACCGAGCGCAATACGCCCGTTAAAAGGAGGCGCAATTCTATAGACGCCCCAGATAGGTGTCAACCCAATAAAAAAGCCCCCGCTGAGCGGGGGCTTTTTCAATTCATCAAACAGACTCTATAAAAGAGATTACTCGATGATTTTGGCTACGACGCCAGCGCCGACGGTACGACCGCCTTCACGGATAGCGAAACGCAGACCGTCTTCCATCGCGATGGTTTTGATCAGGGTAACAGTCATCTGAATGTTGTCACCTGGCATTACCATTTCAACGCCTTCTGGCAGCTCGCAGTTACCAGTCACGTCAGTAGTACGGAAGTAGAACTGTGGACGGTAGCCTTTGAAGAACGGAGTGTGACGGCCGCCTTCTTCCTTGCTCAGAACGTAAACCTCTGCGGTGAACTTGGTGTGCGGCTTAACCGAACCCGGCTTAACCAGTACCTGGCCACGCTCAACGTCGTCACGCTTGGTACCACGCAGCAGAACGCCGCAGTTCTCGCCAGCACGACCTTCGTCGAGCAGTTTGCGGAACATTTCAACACCAGTGCAGGTGCTGACAGTGGTGTCACGCAGACCAACGATTTCCAGCGGATCCTGAACGCGAACGATACCGCGCTCGATACGACCAGTCACAACAGTACCGCGACCCGAGATCGAGAATACGTCTTCGATTGGCATCAGGAACGGCTTGTCGATCATACGAACTGGTTCTGGGATGTAGGCATCCAGAGTTTCAACCAGCTTCTTGACGGCAGTGGTGCCCATCTCGTTGTCGTCTTTGCCTTCCAGCGCCATACGAGCCGAACCGATGATGATTGGAGTGTCATCGCCCGGGAAGTCGTAGGTGGACAGCAGGTCGCGAACTTCCATCTCAACCAGTTCCAGCAGCTCTGCGTCGTCTACCAGGTCAGCCTTGTTCAGGAAGACCACGATGTACGGAACGCCAACCTGACGGGACAGCAGGATGTGCTCACGGGTTTGTGGCATCGGACCATCAGCGGCCGAGCAAACCAGAATAGCGCCGTCCATTTGAGCAGCACCGGTGATCATGTTCTTCACATAGTCAGCGTGACCTGGGCAGTCAACGTGAGCGTAGTGACGGATCTTCGAGTTGTACTCAACGTGTGCGGTGTTGATGGTGATACCGCGAGCTTTCTCTTCTGGAGCGCTGTCGATCTTGTCGAAGTCAACGATTGCGGAACCGAAAACTTCGGAGCAAACGCGAGTCAGAGCAGCAGTCAGAGTGGTTTTACCGTGGTCAACGTGACCAATGGTGCCAACGTTGACGTGCGGTAGGGAACGATCAAATTTTTCTTTAGCCACGACAATTAACTCCTAGCCTAAAGGGGCTGAATCAGCCTTGTTTTTTGGTTACGGATTCGACGATGTGCGACGGAGCCGTATCGTATTTTTTGAATTCCATAGAGTAGCTTGCGCGACCCTGGGACATGGAACGAACGTCGGTCGCATAACCGAACATCTCACCCAGTGGAACCTCGGCACGGATAACCTTGCCGGACACTGTGTCTTCCATACCCTGGATCATGCCGCGACGACGGTTAAGGTCGCCCATCACATCACCCATATAGTCTTCAGGCGTAACAACCTCTACCGCCATGATCGGCTCGAGCAACTCACCACCGCCCTTCTGGGCCAGTTGCTTGGTCGCCATGGAGGCAGCCACTTTAAACGCCATCTCGTTGGAGTCGACGTCGTGGTAAGAACCATCGAACACGGTAGCCTTCAGGCCGATCAGCGGATAGCCGGCAACAACGCCGTTCTTCATCTGCTCTTCGATACCCTTCTGGATAGCCGGGATGTATTCCTTAGGAACCACACCACCTACAACTTCGTTCACGAATTGCAGACCTTCCTGACCTTCGTCAGCAGGAGCAAAACGGATCCAGCAGTGACCGAACTGGCCGCGACCACCGGATTGACGAACGAACTTGCCTTCGATTTCACAATTCTTCGTGATGCGCTCACGATACGAAACCTGAGGCTTGCCGATGTTGGCTTCGACGTTGAACTCACGGCGCATCCGGTCAACCAGGATGTCCAGGTGCAGCTCGCCCATGCCGGAGATGATCGTCTGACCAGTCTCTTCATCAGTTTTAACGCGGAAAGACGGGTCTTCCTGAGCAAGTTTGCCCAGAGCGATACCCATTTTTTCCTGGTCATCCTTGGTCTTAGGCTCTACGGCAACCGAAATAACCGGCTCCGGGAAGTCCATACGAACCAGGATGATTGGCTTGTCAGCGTTGCAGAGGGTTTCACCAGTGGTGACGTCCTTCATGCCGATCAGGGCCGCGATGTCGCCAGCGCGCACTTCCTTGATCTCTTCACGGGCGTTTGCGTGCATTTGCACCATACGACCCACGCGCTCTTTCTTGCCTTTGACCGAGTTGATCACGCCGTCGCCGGAGTTCAACACGCCCGAGTAAACGCGGACGAAGGTCAGAGTACCCACGAATGGGTCGGTAGCGATCTTGAACGCCAGAGCCGCGAAAGGCTCGTTGTCGTCTGCATGACGCTCCATCTCTTCTTCCTCGTTATCAGGGTTGGAACCCTTGATAGCAGGAATGTCGGTCGGAGCTGGCAGGTAGTCGATAACGGCGTCGAGAACCAGGGGAACGCCCTTGTTCTTGAACGAAGAACCGCAAACGGCCAGAACGATTTCGCCGGCGATAGTACGCTGACGCAAAGCAGCCTTGATCTCTTCGATCGACAGCTCTTCGCCTTCCAGGTACTTGTTCATCAGCTCTTCGTTGGCTTCGGCAGCAGCTTCAACCATGTTGTTGCGCCACTCTTCGGCCAGCTCTTGCAGCTCAGCAGGAATGTCCTTGCGAACAGGGACCATACCTTTGTCAGAGTCGTTCCAGTACACAGCTTGCATGTTGATCAGATCGATCTGACCCTGGAAGTTGTCTTCGGAACCGATAGCCAACTGGATCGGCACCGGAGTGTGACCCAGACGCTGCTTGATCTGACCGATCACGCGCAGGAAGTTGGCGCCGGCACGGTCCATCTTGTTTACGTAAACAAGACGTGGAACGCCGTACTTGTTGGCTTGACGCCATACGGTTTCCGACTGCGGCTCAACACCCGAAGTACCACAGAACACAACAACAGCGCCGTCGAGTACGCGCAGGGAACGTTCAACTTCAATGGTGAAGTCCACGTGGCCTGGGGTATCGATTACGTTGAAGCGGTGCTCGTCCTTGTACTGCTTCTCGGAACCTTTCCAGAAGGCGGTAATGGCAGCAGAAGTAATGGTAATACCACGCTCCTGCTCCTGAACCATCCAGTCTGTGGTCGCGGCGCCATCATGCACCTCGCCCATTTTGTGACTTTTGCCGGTGTAAAACAGTACGCGCTCGGTGGTGGTGGTTTTACCAGCATCCACGTGAGCGACGATACCGATGTTACGGTAGCGGCTAATCGGAGTAGTACGAGCCATAAAGCCCTCGCAAAATTAGTGAAGCTAAAATTAGAAGCGGTAGTGCGAGAAAGCTTTGTTGGCTTCGGCCATACGGTGCACGTCTTCACGCTTCTTAACAGCAGCACCTTTACCTTCAGCAGCATCCAGCAGTTCGCCAGCCAAACGCAGAGCCATAGACTTCTCGCCGCGCTTACGGGCGAAGTCTACCAACCAGCGCATTGCCAGAGCGTTACGACGGGAAGGACGAACCTCGACCGGAACCTGGTAAGTAGCACCACCAACGCGGCGCGACTTCACTTCGACCAGCGGAGCGATGGCGTCGAGTGCTTTTTCGAAGAGTTCCAGGGGATCGGTGCCAGCCTTACGGGCCGCAACGGTTTCCAGGGCACCATAAACGATACGCTCGGCAACGGCTTTCTTGCCGCTTTCCATAACGTGGTTCATGAATTTGGCGAGGATCTGGCTTCCGTATTTCGGATCGTCCAGAATCTCACGCTTTGCTGCTACGCGACGTCTTGGCATGATAAGCCCTCAAGCGGTCTTCAGGTTAGCTCGGGACAGATCCAGAGGATGCGTGCCCGACCTTACTCTTATCGACTCAATAAAATAAAAATCTGCAAAACGACCGATTACTTCGGACGCTTGGTACCGTACTTCGAACGACCCTGGTTACGGCCTTTAACGCCGGAAGTATCCAAGGAGCCGCGAACGGTGTGGTAACGAACACCTGGCAAGTCTTTTACACGACCGCCGCGGATCAATACCACGCTGTGCTCTTGCAGGTTGTGACCTTCACCGCCGATGTACGAGGAAACCTCGAAACCGTTGGTCAGGCGCACACGGCATACTTTACGCAGTGCCGAGTTAGGTTTTTTCGGCGTGGTGGTGTACACACGGGTGCACACGCCACGACGTTGCGGGCAGTTCTGCAGCGCAGGTACGTCGGATTTCTCGACGATACGCTTACGCGGCTGACGTACCAGCTGGTTGATAGTTGCCATCTACTAGCTCCACTGTTGTCTTGCGACGCTATTGTCTTGCAAGAAAAGCAAAATGGCAGGAACGAATTCCCGCCAAATTTAGGGGATCAAGAGTCTAAAGAGGATCTTGTCCCCAGTCAAGGCAAGGCCCCGACCTCCCCGCCCCTCGAACCTCGACAAAATGTCTCGATTCGATGAACGGAGCGATCAGGGCCTTACGCTCATTTATCGCAGAACTCAGCTACCGCTCGAGTTCAGCGCTTCGGTCAGTGCAGCTTCCACTTCACTGGCGCTTACGCGCAACGGTTTGTCAGCATCACGGCGACGCTTGCGCTCGCTGTGATAAGCCAGACCGGTACCAGCCGGGATCAGACGACCCACGACCACGTTTTCTTTCAGGCCGCGCAGATAATCGCGCTTGCCGGTGACTGCCGCTTCGGTCAGTACACGGGTGGTTTCCTGGAAGGAAGCCGCCGAGATGAACGATTCGGTGGACAACGACGCCTTGGTGATACCCAGCAGAACGCGAGTGAACTTGGAGACAAACTTGTCTTCCGCGCCCAGACGCTCGTTCTCTACCAGTACGTGAGTCAGTTCCATCTGGTCGCCCTTGATGAAGCTGGAATCGCCGGACTCGGAGATCTCAACTTTACGCAGCATCTGACGCAGAATGGTCTCGATGTGCTTGTCGTTGATCTTCACGCCTTGCAGACGATAAACGTCCTGGATCTCGTTGACGATGTACTTGGCCAGCGCGCTTACACCCAGCAGACGCAGGATGTCATGCGGATCGCTTGGACCGTCGGAGATAACTTCGCCGCGGTTTACCTGTTCGCCTTCGAAGACGTTCAGGTGACGCCACTTCGGAATCAGCTCTTCGTACGGATCGCTACCGTCGTTCGGGGTGATAACCAGACGGCGCTTGCCTTTGGTCTCTTTACCGAACGCGATGGTGCCGCTGACTTCAGCCAGAATCGACGCCTCTTTCGGGCGACGGGCTTCGAACAAGTCGGCAACACGCGGCAGACCACCGGTGATGTCACGGGTTTTCGAAGTTTCTTGCGGGATACGAGCGATAACATCACCGATCGCAATCTTCGCACCGTCGGCCACACCGACCAGGGCGTTGGCTGGCAGGAAGTACTGAGCGATAACGTCAGTGCCTGGCAGCAACAGATCCTTGCCGTTGTCGTCGACCATCTTCACTGCTGGACGAATTTCTTTGCCCGCAGCCGGACGATCTTTCGCGTCGAGTACTTCAATGTTGGTCATACCGGTCAATTCGTCAGTCTGACGCTTGATCGTGATGCCTTCTTCCATGCCCACGTAGGTCACGGTACCTTTCATTTCGGTAACGATCGGGTGAGTGTGCGGATCCCACTTGGCCACGATTGCGCCAGCGTCGACCTTGTCACCTTCTTTCACCGAAATCACAGCACCGTACGGCAGCTTGTAACGCTCGCGCTCACGGCCGAAATCGTCAGCGATTGCCAGCTCACCGGAACGGGACACAGCAACCAGGTGACCGTCCACTCGCTCCACGTGCTTCAAATTGTGCAGACGAACGGTACCGCCATTTTTCACCTGAACGCTGTCCGCAGCGGAAGTACGGCTTGCCGCACCACCGATGTGGAACGTACGCATCGTCAGCTGGGTACCCGGCTCACCGATGGACTGGGCAGCGATAACGCCGACCGCTTCACCGATGTTCACCTGGTGACCACGAGCCAGATCACGGCCGTAGCACTTGGCGCAGATGCCGTAGCGGGTTTCACAGCTGATCGGCGAACGCACGATCACTTCGTCAATGCTGTTCAGCTCGATGAACTCGACCCACTTCTCGTCAACCAGAGTGCCGGCAGGAACGATAACGTCCTCGGTACCCGGCTTGAATACGTCACGGGCGATAACACGACCCAATACGCGCTCACCCAACGGCTCTACAACGTCACCGCCTTCAATGTGCGGAGTCATCAGCAGACCGTGTTCGGTACCGCAATCGATCTCGGTTACAACCAGATCCTGCGCCACGTCTACCAGACGACGAGTCAGGTAACCGGAGTTCGCAGTTTTCAACGCGGTATCCGCCAGACCTTTACGAGCACCGTGAGTCGAGATGAAGTACTGAAGTACGCTCAAACCTTCACGGAAGTTCGCAGTAATCGGCGTTTCAATGATGGAACCATCCGGCTTGGCCATCAGACCACGCATACCGGCCAGCTGACGAATCTGTGCTGCGGAACCCCGCGCACCCGAGTCGGCCATCATGTACATCGAGTTGAAAGACTCTTGATCGACTTCGTCGCCGTGACGGTCGATGACCTTCTCTTTCGAGAGGTTAGCCATCATCGCCTTGGAAACTTCATCGTTCGCTTTCGACCAAAGGTCGATCACTTTGTTGTACTTCTCGCCCTGGGTTACCAGGCCGGAGGCGTACTGGCTCTCGATCTCTTTCACTTCGTCGGTGGCTGCACCGATGATGCGGGCTTTTTCATCCGGGATAACGAAGTCGTTAACACCGATGGAAACGCCGGAGATGGTCGAGTAAGCGAAACCGGTGTACATCAACTGGTCAGCGAAGATCACGGTCTCTTTCAGACCAACCACGCGGTAGCACTGGTTGATCAGCTTGGAGATCGCCTTTTTCTTCATCGGCAGGTTGACGACGTCGTACGACAGACCTTTTGGCACAACCTGGAACAGCAGCGCACGGCCGACAGTAGTGTCGACGATACGGGTGCCGCTTACGCTGTTGCCGTCACGGTCGTTGACGGTTTCGTTGATACGAACCTTGACCTTGGCGTGCAGTGCGGCTTCGCCAGCACGGAACACACGGTCAACTTCCTGCAGATCCGCAAATACACGACCTTCGCCTTTGGCGTTGATCGCTTCACGAGTCATGTAGTACAGACCCAATACAACGTCCTGCGACGGAACGATGATTGGCTCACCGTTGGCTGGCGACAGAATGTTGTTGGTCGACATCATCAACGCACGCGCTTCGAGCTGGGCTTCCAGCGTCAGCGGTACGTGCACGGCCATTTGGTCGCCGTCGAAGTCGGCGTTGTACGCGGCGCAGACCAGAGGGTGCAGCTGGATAGCCTTACCTTCGATCAGTACCGGTTCAAACGCCTGGATACCCAGACGGTGAAGGGTCGGTGCACGGTTGAGCAGGACCGGGTGTTCGCGAATCACTTCAGCGAGAACGTCCCAAACCTCTGGCAGCTCGCGCTCGACCATTTTCTTGGCCGCTTTGATGGTAGTCGCGAGACCACGCATTTCGAGCTTGCCGAAAATGAACGGTTTGAACAGCTCGAGAGCCATCTTCTTCGGCAGACCGCACTGGTGCAGACGCAGGGTCGGGCCTACGGTAATTACCGAACGACCGGAGTAGTCAACACGCTTACCGAGCAAGTTCTGACGGAAACGACCCTGCTTACCCTTGATCATGTCAGCCAGGGATTTCAGAGGACGCTTGTTCGAACCAGTGATAGCGCGACCACGACGACCGTTGTCGAGCAACGCATCGACAGCTTCCTGCAACATACGCTTTTCGTTGCGCACGATGATGTCCGGAGCGGACAGATCCAGCAGGCGCTTCAAACGGTTGTTACGGTTGATCACTCGACGATACAGATCGTTGAGGTCGGACGTCGCGAAACGACCGCCGTCCAGCGGAACAAGTGGACGCAGATCTGGCGGCAGAACCGGCAGAACGGTCAGTACCATCCACTCTGGCAGGTTGCCGGAACCCTGGAAGGCTTCCATCAACTTCAGACGCTTGGACAGCTTCTTGATCTTGGTTTCCGAGTTGGTTTGCGGAATCTCTTCGCGCAGACGGCCAATCTCGTGCTCCAGGTCGATAGCGTGCAGCAGTTCGCGGACAGCTTCAGCACCCATGCGGGCGTCGAAGTCATCACCGAACTCTTCCAGCGCTTCGAAGTACTGCTCGTCGTTCAGCAGCTGACCTTTTTCAAGGGTGGTCATGCCTGGATCGATAACGACATAGCTCTCGAAGTAGAGAACACGTTCGATATCACGCAGGGTCATGTCCATCAGCAAGCCGATACGGGACGGCAGCGATTTCAGGAACCAGATGTGGGCAACTGGCGAAGCCAGTTCGATGTGCGCCATGCGCTCACGACGAACCTTGGCCAGCGCGACTTCAACGCCGCACTTCTCGCAGATCACACCACGGTGCTTCAAGCGCTTGTACTTACCGCACAGGCACTCGTAATCCTTTACCGGGCCAAAGATCTTGGCGCAGAACAGACCGTCACGCTCAGGTTTGAACGTACGGTAGTTGATGGTTTCCGGCTTTTTAACTTCACCGAACGACCACGAGCGGATCATCTCCGGCGAGGCCAATCCGATACGGATGGCGTCGAACTCTTCGACTTGACCCTGGTTTTTCAGCAAATTCAGTAGGTCTTTCAAGGCCTTTCCTCCTGGCGGAGCAAAGAGCGGGCAATCCTGCCCCGCTCTCGATTCGCGTCACGTGTTATTCGGTTTCCAGATCGATATCGATGCCGAGGGAACGAATTTCCTTGATCAACACGTTGAAGGACTCGGGCATGCCCGGCTCCATACGGTGATCGCCATCCACGATGTTTTTGTACATCTTGGTACGGCCGTTCACATCGTCCGACTTCACTGTGAGCATTTCTTGCAGAGTGTAAGCAGCACCGTATGCTTCCAGTGCCCAGACCTCCATCTCCCCGAAACGCTGACCACCGAACTGCGCCTTACCACCCAGCGGCTGCTGGGTAACCAGGCTGTAAGAACCGGTAGAACGCGCGTGCATCTTGTCGTCTACCAAGTGGTTCAGCTTCAGCATGTACATGTAGCCAACGGTAACTGGACGCTCGAACTTGTTGCCGGTACGGCCGTCGGTCAGCTGCATCTGGCCACTTTCCGGCAGGTCTGCCAGTTTCAGCATGGCCTTGATTTCGCTTTCCTTGGCGCCGTCGAACACTGGAGTGGCCATTGGAACGCCGCCACGCAGGTTATTCGCCAGATCCAGGATTTCCTGATCGGAGAAGCTATCCAGATCTTCGTTGCGACCACCGATCTGGTTGTAGATCTCGTCCAGGAAAGTACGCAGTTCAGCGACTTTACGCTGCTCTTCGACCATCCGGTTGATCTTCTCGCCCAGACCTTTAGCCGCGAGGCCCAGGTGAGTTTCGAGGATCTGACCAACGTTCATACGCGAAGGTACGCCCAGCGGGTTGAGGACCACGTCGACCGGGGTGCCATTGGCGTCGTGCGGCATGTCTTCAACCGGCATGATCACCGAGACCACACCTTTGTTACCGTGACGACCGGCCATCTTGTCGCCCGGCTGGATGCGGCGACGGATTGCCAGGTAAACCTTGACGATTTTCAGCACGCCTGGAGCCAGGTCATCGCCCTGCTGCAGTTTGCGCTTCTTGTCTTCGAACTTGTCGTCCAGCAGACGGCGACGATCAACGATGTAGGCCTGAGCCTTCTCGAGCTGCTCGTTCAGAGCGTCTTCAGCCATGCGCAGTTTGAACCACTGGCCGTGCTCGAGACCGTCGAGTACTTCGTCGGTGATGTCCTGACCTTTCTTCAGACCGGCGCCGCCTTCGGCCTTGTGGCCTACCAGAGCGGAACGCAGACGTTCGAAAGTAGCGCCTTCAACGATACGGAACTCTTCGTTC
This window of the Pseudomonas fluorescens genome carries:
- the rpsJ gene encoding 30S ribosomal protein S10, which encodes MQNQQIRIRLKAFDHRLIDQSTQEIVETAKRTGAQVRGPIPLPTRKERFTVLVSPHVNKDARDQYEIRTHKRVLDIVQPTDKTVDALMKLDLAAGVEVQISLG
- the tuf gene encoding elongation factor Tu, with amino-acid sequence MAKEKFDRSLPHVNVGTIGHVDHGKTTLTAALTRVCSEVFGSAIVDFDKIDSAPEEKARGITINTAHVEYNSKIRHYAHVDCPGHADYVKNMITGAAQMDGAILVCSAADGPMPQTREHILLSRQVGVPYIVVFLNKADLVDDAELLELVEMEVRDLLSTYDFPGDDTPIIIGSARMALEGKDDNEMGTTAVKKLVETLDAYIPEPVRMIDKPFLMPIEDVFSISGRGTVVTGRIERGIVRVQDPLEIVGLRDTTVSTCTGVEMFRKLLDEGRAGENCGVLLRGTKRDDVERGQVLVKPGSVKPHTKFTAEVYVLSKEEGGRHTPFFKGYRPQFYFRTTDVTGNCELPEGVEMVMPGDNIQMTVTLIKTIAMEDGLRFAIREGGRTVGAGVVAKIIE
- the fusA gene encoding elongation factor G → MARTTPISRYRNIGIVAHVDAGKTTTTERVLFYTGKSHKMGEVHDGAATTDWMVQEQERGITITSAAITAFWKGSEKQYKDEHRFNVIDTPGHVDFTIEVERSLRVLDGAVVVFCGTSGVEPQSETVWRQANKYGVPRLVYVNKMDRAGANFLRVIGQIKQRLGHTPVPIQLAIGSEDNFQGQIDLINMQAVYWNDSDKGMVPVRKDIPAELQELAEEWRNNMVEAAAEANEELMNKYLEGEELSIEEIKAALRQRTIAGEIVLAVCGSSFKNKGVPLVLDAVIDYLPAPTDIPAIKGSNPDNEEEEMERHADDNEPFAALAFKIATDPFVGTLTFVRVYSGVLNSGDGVINSVKGKKERVGRMVQMHANAREEIKEVRAGDIAALIGMKDVTTGETLCNADKPIILVRMDFPEPVISVAVEPKTKDDQEKMGIALGKLAQEDPSFRVKTDEETGQTIISGMGELHLDILVDRMRREFNVEANIGKPQVSYRERITKNCEIEGKFVRQSGGRGQFGHCWIRFAPADEGQEGLQFVNEVVGGVVPKEYIPAIQKGIEEQMKNGVVAGYPLIGLKATVFDGSYHDVDSNEMAFKVAASMATKQLAQKGGGELLEPIMAVEVVTPEDYMGDVMGDLNRRRGMIQGMEDTVSGKVIRAEVPLGEMFGYATDVRSMSQGRASYSMEFKKYDTAPSHIVESVTKKQG
- the rpsG gene encoding 30S ribosomal protein S7 gives rise to the protein MPRRRVAAKREILDDPKYGSQILAKFMNHVMESGKKAVAERIVYGALETVAARKAGTDPLELFEKALDAIAPLVEVKSRRVGGATYQVPVEVRPSRRNALAMRWLVDFARKRGEKSMALRLAGELLDAAEGKGAAVKKREDVHRMAEANKAFSHYRF
- the rpsL gene encoding 30S ribosomal protein S12, with the protein product MATINQLVRQPRKRIVEKSDVPALQNCPQRRGVCTRVYTTTPKKPNSALRKVCRVRLTNGFEVSSYIGGEGHNLQEHSVVLIRGGRVKDLPGVRYHTVRGSLDTSGVKGRNQGRSKYGTKRPK
- the rpoC gene encoding DNA-directed RNA polymerase subunit beta'; its protein translation is MKDLLNLLKNQGQVEEFDAIRIGLASPEMIRSWSFGEVKKPETINYRTFKPERDGLFCAKIFGPVKDYECLCGKYKRLKHRGVICEKCGVEVALAKVRRERMAHIELASPVAHIWFLKSLPSRIGLLMDMTLRDIERVLYFESYVVIDPGMTTLEKGQLLNDEQYFEALEEFGDDFDARMGAEAVRELLHAIDLEHEIGRLREEIPQTNSETKIKKLSKRLKLMEAFQGSGNLPEWMVLTVLPVLPPDLRPLVPLDGGRFATSDLNDLYRRVINRNNRLKRLLDLSAPDIIVRNEKRMLQEAVDALLDNGRRGRAITGSNKRPLKSLADMIKGKQGRFRQNLLGKRVDYSGRSVITVGPTLRLHQCGLPKKMALELFKPFIFGKLEMRGLATTIKAAKKMVERELPEVWDVLAEVIREHPVLLNRAPTLHRLGIQAFEPVLIEGKAIQLHPLVCAAYNADFDGDQMAVHVPLTLEAQLEARALMMSTNNILSPANGEPIIVPSQDVVLGLYYMTREAINAKGEGRVFADLQEVDRVFRAGEAALHAKVKVRINETVNDRDGNSVSGTRIVDTTVGRALLFQVVPKGLSYDVVNLPMKKKAISKLINQCYRVVGLKETVIFADQLMYTGFAYSTISGVSIGVNDFVIPDEKARIIGAATDEVKEIESQYASGLVTQGEKYNKVIDLWSKANDEVSKAMMANLSKEKVIDRHGDEVDQESFNSMYMMADSGARGSAAQIRQLAGMRGLMAKPDGSIIETPITANFREGLSVLQYFISTHGARKGLADTALKTANSGYLTRRLVDVAQDLVVTEIDCGTEHGLLMTPHIEGGDVVEPLGERVLGRVIARDVFKPGTEDVIVPAGTLVDEKWVEFIELNSIDEVIVRSPISCETRYGICAKCYGRDLARGHQVNIGEAVGVIAAQSIGEPGTQLTMRTFHIGGAASRTSAADSVQVKNGGTVRLHNLKHVERVDGHLVAVSRSGELAIADDFGRERERYKLPYGAVISVKEGDKVDAGAIVAKWDPHTHPIVTEMKGTVTYVGMEEGITIKRQTDELTGMTNIEVLDAKDRPAAGKEIRPAVKMVDDNGKDLLLPGTDVIAQYFLPANALVGVADGAKIAIGDVIARIPQETSKTRDITGGLPRVADLFEARRPKEASILAEVSGTIAFGKETKGKRRLVITPNDGSDPYEELIPKWRHLNVFEGEQVNRGEVISDGPSDPHDILRLLGVSALAKYIVNEIQDVYRLQGVKINDKHIETILRQMLRKVEISESGDSSFIKGDQMELTHVLVENERLGAEDKFVSKFTRVLLGITKASLSTESFISAASFQETTRVLTEAAVTGKRDYLRGLKENVVVGRLIPAGTGLAYHSERKRRRDADKPLRVSASEVEAALTEALNSSGS